The genome window tttttttcttgccccTTAACCTGAGTTGTCCCATACTGTGATTTTACTTGCTCAAAGGATGCTCTGCCTACTGCAAAAGAGCAAGTTAAATTTAGTGTAAGTTGGATTGTAAATTCTCAAATGGAGACAATGCCCCTTGGGTGTTTATTGTAGAATTCAGTTCTCTGGTCTGTCCTTACAACTGACCATACTTACTTTACTTTGCAGTAAGACTAAATTGTTTTGTGTCAATTTGTTTTTATAGCAAGCCAGCTGTGTATATTAACTGTTCTACAGTAGAAACTATTTTCCAGTGAATATGATGAAATGGTATTTCTGCAACGACTTTCATTATTCACTTTACTTTCCAAATGGCTCTGTAGCAATACaagattttttcttcttgatgtTCCTCTCCTTAATGATGACAGGAGGTGCCCATGTCACAGACTAACTCAACCTACTTCTGGAAGAGTATATAAAATACTTTAGCTAACAGATTTTTGTCCAACTCTGAATATTAAACTTAAATAATTAGGAATCTTTGTTAACTGAAGACAAGTTCATTACAAGTCAATACAATGTACAAACATGTTTTTAtgcaaaatgataaaaaaaaacataaacaaaagtCCTGTTAACCACCATTAACAAAATTAATGTTCTCACAGGGTTTGTACTAGGGACAGCTCTTGGTCTGAGCTAGGGTTTAGCAGCCCTCTTGTTCAAATGTCCTCAGGCTCAGAAGTCTGAGGGGTCTGCAGAAGAGCTCAAGCATGTTGCCAAATCCTGGCTTGCTTTGATGGACCAATACCAAGTTGTGTTACGTCAGTTTTATACTTACTGATTTTGAACCTCTTGGCTGTAAGCAGGTTGAAAGATGATCCAGGCCTGGATTTGAGGCAGAATGATTAGGAGACTCGTGCCAGCCCTGAAGAAGAAATCCAGGTGGAAAGTGAGGCTGGGAAGAGGTGTCCTCCTTAGAGAGATGGGAGGATGGGGCTCACCACTAGAGGCTTGGTTCATTTGAATCTGCTGGCAGTGGGATTGGTTGCTGAATAGAGTGACTGCTGTCTGAGTTGCACAGGCACGTGGTCCTGAGACATCTCTGGGGCCTCATCGTGTGGTGATTTAGGGCACACAAACGTTACATGCTAGAACTCCAGAGGCCTAAAAGGGAAAGTAAATTTCTAATCCAAGgagtatgttttaaaaatgcaaaagcacTTTGGAGGAACCATTATTTTCTGAGTAGTTCCTCTGTTGCAAACACAATGCCCATGTAGGAATGTTTATTTATGAATTCCAGAAAATTAATAGATACATCACTTGAATCAAGGAACTTCACAGAAAACACTGCTTATTTCCTCCATTCACAAAGAGGAAAGTTTCCAACAGTAACGTATCAGCTAATCATAGCAATCTGTGACGTGTAGCTTTCTTGATAACCTTGCagcaaaaaaagtaaattttttaataattgaaaattaaCATCTTACAACCCCCCTGgaaatcaaagggaaaaaggTCACAAGTCTAGGTCTAGGTGCTAATGCAAGGACTGATAGGTTTTCCAAGGAAGCAAGATAATTAGGATAACTGGCCATTGAAATCTTTTGAGATTTGCCCTGCTATACACTGATATACTGCTGTAaaataagaaagtaaaaataagagTCATGAAATTTTCTGGGGAAACTACATGGCAGGTAGGGATGCCAACATCTGAAAGTGCATGAATTAAATTAATGTATCAAACAGAGTCTTAGCACTTTAGCACATGTACTTAGGTACAGGGATTtatttggggggaaaatgcAGTTTGGATAGCAACTGAGATGGTATATTTCAAAGACATTTGAAATAACCCACTGCTTATTTCTTATGATTTGAGGCATTTCCCCTTCTTAACAAAGTGTTGTCTATCAAACTCGTAAGCATAAGAATTTCTTTGACTACTGTTCAATATGCCTGTTCATAACTCAGCCTCTTATTCCATTATAATGCTTGAATGATTCACATGCAATATTTCCAATCCACTTTTCCTATCTTGTGAAACTTTTTAACGAAATGTTAGCATTTGCAGGCACCAGATGTTTTGACATAAGGAGAAGCAATATGTAAATTTTAATCCATGCTAGGAACAATAGCCTGGAGGCACCTTTTTCTTATTACATGAATCATATACTTAACCACAATGTGGTGGATTATATCAAAATCATCACCGCCCTGAATATAAAACACTTGTCTTGTGGTTGCCAATTAATGAAACTGATATATATTTAACTTGATGGGTACCAGTGATTTAACCAATAAGCCTTAGCATACTTCACTACTGCAGTGTCCTTTATAATTAGACCTTTGATCTGATTATTATCACAActtcatatatttttctctaatCTCCCATTGGTTGTCAGCACAAATGATGCTGACATTAAATCTGTTTGTCAATTGCAAACATCACCACTTTTAATCAAGCAGTATATCAAAAAGGCTTTTCTAATCTCTGAAATaacttctgattttatttcctgATGCTGTTTATTTAATCATTAACTGTCTGAGTCTGCAACAGGCTGAGCATTGCCTTTCTACAAAGGAAACGGAGGGCTCTCAGTCCATCACAAAGGAACTGAGTATCTTTTATGGTCAAATCCTAAGTTcataaaaaatatgcaaaagagCAAAGCTTCTTTACATAGCTAATCACTGAactttaaataatatttaaaataatattcaaTTTTAGTACTGATGCGGGTGTCTTAATGATTTGTCAAAATAAAGAGTCTGGAAAAATCTTTATTACAAATAGAATGTTTATCTGATGTATACAAATAATGAGCACTATTTTATAAGAAACAATGAACTATTACAAAACTATAGATTAAATGCATAATATTACTCAACAAACTTTACAACTTTTCATGCACAGAAAGCACCAAATATCTTCCAAAGAAAGCAGCACTCTTGATATTAGGAATTCAAAATGAAATCAGAATCCTTACTTCATtaaggaaaagtattttttagtGCCAAATGCTACCTAATtatcagcttttaaaatgctttatatCTTAAAATACAATATTCTGTTTATTCTAGATTGTCTGGGGAACATCTAGTACATTAAAAGGTTTTTGTAGAGCTTCTTAGTGATTTAACTGATATCATCATGCCTGCTAGCAATTTTGCAACATTCTGAAAACACTTTCCATAAATCAAAGCCTTAGCAGCAGGAATAAGCAGATGGCAGGAGACCATATTAAAGAATGtatcaattatttttattaatgggATGCTACTGGATCATGATCTATCATAATGGTCTAAATGTTTAACAGTTGTGAAGTGTTTTGTCTGTTAGATATCTTAGATGTTCTTAGTGGATGTTACTATAATGTCTTGTGACAGCATTTTTGAGGGTATGGACAGTGAAGTTTCATAAGGGGCATATAAAGagatgttttaatttcagtCCTTTAATTATATTCATataataaacataaaatacCAGCATATATAAAACATAACTGTAAAAAGATTGCATGTACAGTGTGTAATAAAGTACATTCTGTCTGCATAAAATGACTTGGAAAACAAGATACTATATGGTTAACAATGAAAAATGgcaattattataaaaatattctacagTCTCATAATACTAATGTAAATGCTTTTACTTATATGAGAGacaacataattttaaattacaataATTTTACATCCTCCATTTATATATACAATCCTATTAAATTCAAAAGGTATTATAATAGCAAAGGTCATCTTAAGATTAAGTGAAGGAACTATAGTTATTTTACTATATAGAGCAACTGTGTTCCTGTTTGTTAAAACTGTTTCCACTTACTGTAGCTTTTCACAGAATCCACGCTATGCACAATGAAATAGTTTAGTTTTCTGTTCTTAGTATAGCTCTATATGCATCTCACAAATTAAACAAGATGTTAATATTTTGagtccctttccttttttgtaaTTATCAGTCTGttgttttgtgtattttgtaGGAACATGTCCACCAGCTTTGAATAGCTGctactgaaaacaaaagcaagaacTTCTCATTTAATACATCTTGACAAAAATATCCAGTTTTCCTaccccctgcccagctggaggTCAAGCTCTGTAAGACTTTAAATTCTTTTCTAGTCCCAGAGCCACAGACATTATGCATGTCTTTCACGAGATTTCACTGAATAGATTTCTGTAGGAAATAGCCAAAGAGTGTATTTCACTTGCACCGTGTTTCAGCCCAATAATACTTGCATGGACAGCAAAGAAATTCTGCCTGATCAAGAATGTCAAGATTTGTCCCGGTAGTCATGAAATCCCTTTCCTCTGTGGAAGCTATTAGGAATGTACTCAGCTCTGCCATAGCAGTCCTCTCAGCTTCACAGTAGCATCACTGAACCTGCGATGGGAGAGGGAGGGCTTACGCTAAAAAGTCTGGGATTtggctgccagcacacacaTCTCCTAAATACCTTCAGTGGCACCTATTAATCCCCAGAATGTCCTAGATTAGTTTTGCACCCTGTACCACCACTTAATTTCAAAGGTGAAGCTGTAAGCCAGTCCATAGCCATTAGCTAACACACTAATTATGGTGACTTTCTACTAGAAAAAATGCAGTGTTGGTGAAACACCATTGCCATAATAAACACCTGCAGGTATTGATGCATTTTGTGTTTAAAGCAAGGGGGCTGGGGATTTTGTGTGAAGAAAGACAGCTTGAATATGTTTGAGGATAGATGAAATACAGCATATTGCAAAAAGAACATTCACTATCTTTTGTCAAGTTTCTCATgcaagaagagagagaaaaattctgGTGCTTTAAACTGAAGCAATTGTCAGAAGAATGAAAAtcaactttaaaaaatttaatggGTGCACTATAATGTTTTTTTTAGAACAGTGCTTATAAAAGTGATGAAATTCAGGAGTTATTTAAAGTCAATATAGTTCAGAAGTATGGTCTAACTCACATGTAAAAGTTCAATGGGAAAATCATGTAATACattcatatttaatttctttttctccattatGAGCAATCCACACTGGTGTATTTAAAACTAATGTAGTAGAAACTGCAGTACAAGGACAAATGGCATTTGATATCAACCAAATATCCCTTCCTGAATATGGACAATACTCAGATTAAATGGAAATACTCATACTATACTAGACATAATATGCTCCTAAATGTTACTTTTAATTCATCATGTTTTGTATTCAGATGTCAATATTAGCTAGTCTTTGGGAAAACTAGGACAAAAAGCTTCCTCTTTTAATTAATCCAATTTATAGAAGCACTCCAATTAAGGTGGTGTTCAGTCCTCCATCCAATTATCTTTGGGTAATACTCATCTGTCTTTTGCAGTCCTTTCCTACAtactacaaaaccaaaaaacaaacaaacacaaaacccccaaacaaaaaaaaccaaaaaacttgCAAGAATCctgtttgttgttgttattatttttaaccaTAAAGTGGGAGCATATCATAACCTCTTCTAATGGTCAGATCTGTGCTTACAGACCAGCTTATATCCACATAGTTTGCACAGGCTCATAGAAAACCTTGAGTTTcctaaaattataaatattcttCTGAAATAGGACACTCCATCATCTTTCATAGTCATCTGGATGTCATTTATTATCCAGCTGCTAAATTTACAATTATGAAACTATCATGACACTAACTGCGTTGGTCAGGAATGTGCTATGACATGGGAGGAACACGAACCTCACAAGGACTGTGAGGAGGACCCAGATACCCATAACAGAAAAGTAAGAAACAATTGGTCTGGTTTTTGTTAATAAGTTTAAAGACATAAAATGTTAATACAAACAGCCATccactttaattttttcttaatatttccAAACCTGTGGCATTTCTGGGCTGTGAGGCAGGCTCAGTTGTGGCAAAATTAATACACACTTTTGAAACATATTTTGAATCATTAGAGAATTCCCTGATGTGATCTTTTGGCTTTGGTTGAGGAAGAGCTTTAAAGACCTGTGCCAgtttattttcccatttattaATATTACAATTAGAATGATTACACTTAATGTCCTCCAGGAACATACATCACTCTCCAGAATTTCACTGTGTATAGAAGTGATATGACTTCTACCTGCCCTCTAACTGACAAGTCTTTACTGAGTCATCAGAACAGGTTTTCTGAATGTCCCCTCCTAGCAAGCCAGTTATGAGAGGCAGTGCATCACGTCAGTGTTTCTGAATATCCCCTTTAGTTTGAAAAGTCTtccttttcagcttttctgtggTGAATCTAAAGCCAAATTTGAAATTACATTATCTTTGTTTCAAGTGTATGGAATGGGAATCTTGTCATTTACCTCTGAGTCCAAATGGATCAAAGGCATATGGATAGAGTCCCTTTGGAAAAACCTCactgtgctgccaaaggaattGAAAGCATCATCCAAAAGCACAGGATTATATCTCTGAATTCCAATCTCTTCTACATAAAAAAGGACACAGTTTGAATATTCTTGAAATAAGCAGCTGACATAGCACTATTACCAGTAGTTTTAAATTGTGCTAATTGTAACATGGAGTGTCTGTGCTGTCTTGTACATCCATACAGCCTTTCTGCTGCAATGCCATatctttttctgtctcagttCATTTGAGTCTCCGTCATTATGttagctttcatttttcttctgtgtcattaaaatatatattaaaagagTGTTCTTTTTctacaaatgaaataaaaaaaaaacaactaatgGCATTCCATGGAAAGCTTAAtggattttctccttttaaagaGAAGCCTACACAGTTTAAACTGCATGCTTACTTTACTTGTGTGAAAGCATTGccacctttatttttaaattttaaaatctgtaacATCTCTGCAGTTCCCATCTTAAATAGTTCTCTGTTGCTTCACATTTCATAGAATTTTTAGTGgtataaaagaaagaaattagcAAATTACTAAAACTTAtgttttttgcagaaaaagtGTAAGTAGATTGAAAAGAGATTGAATACAGTTTTGTAACATGGGTATTCCTTTTGTGGTAACTACTTTTGTAGTACTGTAAGTCATGAAATGATAgtagaaatatttccagtgaagAAAGATTTATGCAAATGTCAGCTGTGAACAGAAGGTAAATTTGGGCCAAAGTGATATGAGTTCATGTCCATCTCATTTTCCTGTGAAGTAAGGGCTGATTTAAACCTTTGTCATGTAGTAACATCTTCACAGTGTCTCTCCTTATAAGTATTTAAAGTAAGAACAAACAACATGCTTACATTCAACGCGGTCTTTTAGCAAATGGTTTAGAGAAGTATGAGACCACTTCTGTTTTTATAAATCATCTCCATCATCTGTGCTAAagctgcttctcctgctgctctctttTGATGCAGCTGGGGACGTGGAGGACAAGAGTGGATCTGTTCCAAATGGCGACACTGTGTCATCCAATAAAATTTCCTCTAGACGTTGTTCTTCTTTTAAAGCTGCACTGAAGGACAAATCCGTGAAGTGTGAAAGTGGATCAGAAAAGGCTGTAGATCCATCACAAACATCAGAATTTTGTCCATGTACCAGAGGCATTTGTTGAGAGTAGTCTACAGAGTTCTCCTCTGGATAAGACTGTTGCTTGATGACCTGTGCAGCTAAATCGACAGCAGTGAGTGAAGACATGACTGGGAGGCCATGTGCACGTGCCTGGATCTCCAGTTCCTaacatttcaaatgaaaatgatTAGACAACAGCTTTAAAAGACAGAGTTTCTTCAGAACTATTGCAGTAAGTACAGGAATCACGCATGCAAATTAATTATACCTTTTATCCAGTTGTGTgactacattttaaaatattaaattcttaGTCTATGAAAATTTGCCACTCAAGTGTTTTCATCCCCCCCTCTGTCTTTAAGCAACTATCCTACAGGAACATAAGAGATAGGACAGCCTCTACACCCACTGCATACTGAATCCAATGAAAATGGTAAAAAGATGTTGCAACTTGAAAATTTGTTATCCACTGCTAtccagagaaacagaagagtCTTTACTTGGTGATGCTTATGATATACAGTTATATAAGTAAATCAACATATGTAAGATGATCGATTTTatgtctgtctatctatctacctatccATTCATCCCATTTTCATACATGTGTCTATATTAGAATCTTGCCTTTCAAGCTATGAAGGGCTGTATTCCATCTCTTCATGTAAAAAGTAGATATAACATAGCACACTATAACCAAGGAAGTGTAATGTGTGAAATGGCtacaaagggaaaatgaaaatactgaagGCAATTTTGTGTCCAGTATTGATTTTTGGCTGCAGGGacgtattttttttccttatcttttttgtctttctctcgCTCTAACACATACATAATGAAACTGTTTGTACAAATCCTTTATTAACTTTCCATGAATTCCTTTATGTAAGGTATAATTATCAAAGAAATTTCCTAGAAACCTAAAAAATACCCCCTCTCCAatatacacaaaaataaataggaaagccaattcatttttaataaatgtcaTTTGGGGAAAAATTACATAGATTAATAAAATTTGATGAGGGATAAGTACTAAGAAAGCTTTGTAGTTCATGGCAACACTTATACAAACCTGAATTCGGAGTAGGAGTCTTCTGTTAGCATGCTCTAATTTCTTTTGCCTATGTTCTAATTCTCTGGCTCTCTGTTGTTCTTTCTGTAGCCACTTGATGTACTCCActgatgcttttaaaatagtCCCTTTGTTCCAGCGCATATCACTGTAGAATGTAGAGATAACCTTTTCACAATTGTACATGTCAGCAGAATTCATAAGAACTTACAAAATCTTTTACATTAATATGAAATAATGATTTACATGACTATTATTCACTCTTAGATATTATTGCTTCTGAATGGAAATTTTAATAGAATAGTTAAGAAGCCCTTATATAGTAAAATTAATCCCAGAATGAAAATAAGTGTCAAAAGAAAGTAATAAAGTGACTTTTTGTGGGAGAGCTAAATGCAATATCATGATTCTACCATtacagtttttatatttttagtgaaaattgcttttattattaACTCTAAGATTAAAATCTATGTGCAGTATTTCTGCATTAATGAACTAGGAAATATACATTACTGAGGACTTAAACCTAAATTTTTAAAGATCATTTTGAATATACTACTCCTTTTACCTGACTTACTAATGAGGTTGCTTTTATGCTTGTAGAGAAGAATATTATCTGTGCTGAATGCCACTCCTCATTGATGACAGACCAGAAAAATCACACTTCTTTAACCATAATGACTAGGGAATGACACAAATCATGTTCAAAAATCTTGAAACAATATAAAATACACAGCTACATGCAGACCCTAACTCAAAATAAAAGccttgcaaaaaaaattagattaaatCTGCCCATCATTCAGGAAATAATGGTTTAACTTCCAGCTTACAAGCAGCCTTACAGCAATAAAACACTTGTTTAAATGCATCTGTTCAAGGATTTTCATGTATGCATTTATCAACTTTTCATGTATTCCTTTAACTCAGGTCTTGAAGGCCTTGGAACAGGAATGAAATTTGTAGAAAATGTTTACTTTCTAAtacatttcaatattttaagATACAGAATTCGTCTGCTGCATTAAATACACAGATATAAGGGTTTATCCAAACTATCCACTTCACTGTAAGACTGCTTAGGCTGAGCAGAAGGTTGGCCAAGGTTCTGGCCCTATAACACAACCCTGAGaaggaaaagttatttttgCAACTAAGAATCTGACACTGGGAGGggcaagtatttttttaatatctatgATACCATATATTTACTTGCTGGCATTTATAGAgtcaaaaagaaatataaattatattccAGTCTATCATCACTTTCCCTtattcataaaatcatagaatatgctgagttggaagggatccatcaggaccatcgagtccaactcctggccctgcacaagacacctcaagaatcacaccatgtgcctaagagcattgtccaaatgcatcttgaactcagacaggcttggtgctgtgaccacatCCCTGGGTGCTCAACCaacctctgggtgaaaaactttttcctgtCACCCAACCTAAATGTctcctgactcagcttcatgttgtttctttgggtcctgtcactggccaACAGAGTGAAGAGATtggtacctgcccctccacttcccctcacaaggaagttgtagactacAATGAGGTCTCCattcagtctcctcttctccaggctgaacaaaccaagtgacttCAGCCGCCCctcataaggcttcccctccagtcccttccccattCTCATGGCCCTCCTTCAGACATTCTCTAATAGCttattgttttgggtttttttctgttgtctttGGTTGTTTCAGTTAATGAGATTTGCCCCTACTCTTGTGTTCACCTATGGTGAATAAAATTATTGCAGATGTTTTGTGTTCACCTTCTCAGAGTAAGTGCCTAAGGAACTTTGCACCCTTACCCCAAGGCTAAGCACCCTTATAGACTTCTGCCAATGCAGTTGTTTTTCTACTGAATATATAGGGCAAAAGCTAGGCAAGTACAGGATTTAGGAATCCAGGCCACTCAGCCTTTCCTGATGCACTTTACTAGGGATAAAACCTTACAGAGCTGATAGCTTTAAGGCACTCACAAGAATACACAAAATTATTTGTGATAAAGCGTTACAGTGTTTAACCATatcataaaattcagacaatTTGCTAGAGATTTGAGAGAAACATTTTTTGATCCAAGAGTGTTCAAACTCATGTCTGTTCTCTCTGGGAAGCACACAAAGTATGGGGCTTCAGCATATTGGACCCCCCCTCACCTCAGTATGTGTGCCAAGAATGCACAGCTTTTTGGGATTAGAAGGTGAGGAggtcagagagaaaataattattgtCTCAGATCCTGCTGTCTGCAAAGCCAAAACATCAGAAGCTGCTCACTGAAGTGGGTGTGTATTCTTATTTAGACATTCCATGGTCAAAAACGCTAGAACAGAGAGGGGACTGGGAGCCAAGAACAGAACATGTCTCCCTCATGACAGCTGAGTCATATCTTGGCAGTTCCTCtgccccttccttcttctccctgaATTTCTTGCCCAGGTGGGAGGACAGAACATTTCCCTGTCAGCATCCCATGGGCTCCATCCTAGCAGAGGACTTTCTTCTCACATGTGGTTTACATTCAAACTGTAAATGTTAA of Pseudopipra pipra isolate bDixPip1 chromosome 5, bDixPip1.hap1, whole genome shotgun sequence contains these proteins:
- the TFEC gene encoding transcription factor EC isoform X2, producing the protein MPPVSDIGTPESPVTKLLALGGEHENAMEEVIEDIINMESNFNDEGIGCSETPLLMQRTLSSSILDIYNSDQGMAPANMSLTNASCPANLPVKRELTADTRAMAKERQKKDNHNLIERRRRYNINYRIKELGTLIPKSNDPDMRWNKGTILKASVEYIKWLQKEQQRARELEHRQKKLEHANRRLLLRIQELEIQARAHGLPVMSSLTAVDLAAQVIKQQSYPEENSVDYSQQMPLVHGQNSDVCDGSTAFSDPLSHFTDLSFSAALKEEQRLEEILLDDTVSPFGTDPLLSSTSPAASKESSRRSSFSTDDGDDL
- the TFEC gene encoding transcription factor EC isoform X1; the protein is MKEKEQSVAIEEIIDSSKIKLLSSSILDIYNSDQGMAPANMSLTNASCPANLPVKRELTEADTRAMAKERQKKDNHNLIERRRRYNINYRIKELGTLIPKSNDPDMRWNKGTILKASVEYIKWLQKEQQRARELEHRQKKLEHANRRLLLRIQELEIQARAHGLPVMSSLTAVDLAAQVIKQQSYPEENSVDYSQQMPLVHGQNSDVCDGSTAFSDPLSHFTDLSFSAALKEEQRLEEILLDDTVSPFGTDPLLSSTSPAASKESSRRSSFSTDDGDDL
- the TFEC gene encoding transcription factor EC isoform X3; its protein translation is MPPVSDIGTPESPVTKLLALGGEHENAMEEVIEDIINMESNFNDEGIGCSETPLLMQRTLSSSILDIYNSDQGMAPANMSLTNASCPANLPVKRELTEADTRAMAKERQKKDNHNLIERRRRYNINYRIKELGTLIPKSNDPDMRWNKGTILKASVEYIKWLQKEQQRARELEHRQKKLEHANRRLLLRIQELEIQARAHGLPVMSSLTAVDLAAQVIKQQSYPEENSVDYSQQMPLVHGQNSDVCDGSTAFSDPLSHFTDLSFSAALKEEQRLEEILLDDTVSPFGTDPLLSSTSPAASKESSRRSSFSTDDGDDL